A stretch of the Myxosarcina sp. GI1 genome encodes the following:
- a CDS encoding PPC domain-containing protein has protein sequence MTNWLACGSPTFLVGTLLGAIALFTAPAKAEPKLYSPVGISSEQTISDNLTEEDIPTGEGGFARDYFVRLQNGDQIAIDLTSDNFDTMVVLIGADGSKVAENDDGPDGTTNSLLFSRITETGKYIVRVRAFGDTSGGKFTLKLTRLKPASK, from the coding sequence ATGACTAACTGGTTAGCTTGTGGTTCTCCCACTTTTTTAGTCGGAACTCTATTAGGTGCGATCGCCCTATTTACAGCACCAGCTAAAGCCGAACCAAAACTATATAGTCCTGTTGGCATTAGTTCGGAACAAACTATATCTGACAATTTGACCGAGGAAGATATTCCCACAGGAGAAGGGGGGTTTGCTCGCGACTATTTTGTTAGACTACAAAACGGCGATCAAATAGCCATCGATCTTACTTCAGACAATTTTGATACGATGGTGGTCTTAATTGGTGCTGACGGCTCGAAAGTGGCTGAAAACGATGATGGACCAGACGGTACTACTAATTCGCTACTTTTTTCCAGAATTACCGAAACGGGAAAGTATATCGTTCGCGTACGAGCTTTTGGAGATACTAGTGGGGGCAAGTTTACCCTCAAGTTAACTCGCTTAAAACCCGCATCAAAATGA
- a CDS encoding flagellar motor protein — protein MRKRSLRDYDSTETLNVWQSFTDLMANAFLIISLFLLLALFKSLFLKYTADETAVSLSETERRVRLLQREIAALENELGESTDEIRQLQRGSARLKTLLNKSNSRIENREAEIESLESKISRLTSAPPVVVIQDSGEYQFNSGSAELPSELQDYIISDLVDRIEQISKQRNLYVVEIIGHTDGQVNAVGSSNLDRELEAVANGQKQVSSLNPGSNADLGLMRALEVVKQLKAVQRETGRLEGVEFRAYSAAQLLFPSGDFADSSREPNPSRRRIEIRFSPLGRAETVRQQ, from the coding sequence ATGAGAAAGCGATCGCTACGCGACTACGACTCTACAGAAACTCTCAATGTTTGGCAGTCTTTTACCGACTTAATGGCTAATGCTTTCTTAATTATTAGCCTATTTTTATTATTAGCCCTGTTTAAATCTTTGTTTCTCAAATATACTGCTGATGAAACCGCAGTCAGTCTTAGCGAAACCGAACGGCGAGTTAGACTCTTGCAAAGAGAAATTGCTGCTTTAGAAAACGAATTGGGAGAAAGTACCGACGAAATAAGACAATTACAAAGAGGCTCTGCACGACTGAAAACTTTGTTGAACAAAAGTAACAGTCGCATCGAAAACCGCGAAGCCGAAATAGAGAGTTTGGAATCTAAAATCTCACGATTGACATCTGCACCGCCTGTGGTTGTGATCCAAGACTCTGGAGAATATCAGTTCAATTCTGGAAGTGCGGAATTGCCATCAGAGTTACAAGACTATATTATTTCCGATTTGGTCGATCGCATCGAACAAATCAGCAAGCAAAGGAACCTTTACGTGGTAGAAATAATCGGGCATACTGATGGACAAGTTAATGCCGTAGGCTCTAGTAATTTAGATCGAGAATTAGAAGCAGTTGCTAACGGTCAAAAGCAAGTAAGCAGTCTCAATCCTGGTTCTAATGCCGATTTAGGATTAATGAGAGCGTTAGAAGTAGTCAAACAACTAAAGGCAGTTCAAAGAGAAACGGGACGATTAGAAGGAGTAGAATTTCGCGCCTATTCTGCCGCACAGCTACTCTTCCCATCAGGAGATTTTGCCGACTCAAGTCGCGAACCCAATCCCAGCCGTAGGCGAATCGAAATACGTTTTTCTCCTTTGGGTAGAGCAGAAACCGTCAGGCAACAGTAA
- a CDS encoding DUF421 domain-containing protein has translation MFSPFNPFLNTIILGTIAYIAIIFILRLSGKRTLSKWNSFDFVVTIAFGSILASILLTTKNTFGKGILGFAMLVLFQYIITWISVRSSWVQKLIKSEPSLLLYRGKLKHDVLKKQRVAEGEVLAALRANGIGAIEDADAVVLETDGSFSVIKDLNNSTASALKDVRQFDRNXMSNEQ, from the coding sequence ATGTTTTCTCCGTTTAATCCGTTTCTCAACACAATTATTTTAGGAACTATTGCCTATATTGCCATAATTTTTATTCTGCGCTTATCTGGCAAACGCACCCTATCAAAATGGAACTCTTTTGACTTCGTAGTTACTATTGCTTTTGGTTCGATACTGGCAAGTATTTTGTTAACGACTAAGAATACCTTTGGTAAGGGAATACTTGGTTTTGCAATGTTAGTACTGTTTCAATATATTATTACCTGGATTTCGGTGCGTTCTTCCTGGGTGCAGAAATTAATTAAATCCGAACCATCATTGTTACTCTATCGAGGAAAACTAAAACATGATGTACTCAAAAAACAACGTGTAGCCGAAGGTGAAGTCTTAGCTGCATTGCGTGCTAACGGCATTGGTGCGATCGAAGATGCGGACGCGGTTGTATTAGAAACTGACGGTAGCTTCAGCGTAATTAAAGATTTAAACAACAGCACTGCTTCAGCACTTAAAGATGTTAGACAATTCGATCGCAATAMAATGAGCAATGAGCAATGA
- the psb34 gene encoding photosystem II assembly protein Psb34, whose protein sequence is MPYTREDGGRLNNYAREPKMYQAEEPTKNEKRNYLIFGVIAFLFVSGILAVAFYASSAG, encoded by the coding sequence ATGCCGTATACTAGGGAAGACGGGGGAAGACTAAATAACTACGCCAGAGAACCCAAAATGTATCAGGCTGAAGAACCAACTAAAAATGAAAAGCGCAACTACCTTATTTTTGGCGTAATAGCGTTTTTATTTGTTAGCGGTATTTTAGCAGTTGCTTTTTATGCCTCCAGTGCAGGCTAA
- the psbP gene encoding photosystem II reaction center PsbP, whose protein sequence is MFKSIVASLVMAIALLLTSCATGVSGLQSYVNTAKGYEFLYPNGWIAVNIPKNSEGEGVDVVFRDLVERTENLSVIVSSVPEDKSLKDLGSPTDVGYRFLKLINDNPNSEREAEFIRAESREGTDKTYYLLEYEVDLPDQSSRHNIASVAVSRGKLFTFNLSTPEERWDKVKDSFEIAAKSFSVR, encoded by the coding sequence ATGTTTAAATCAATAGTTGCTAGTTTGGTAATGGCGATCGCTCTCCTTCTGACAAGCTGTGCAACGGGAGTGAGCGGACTTCAGAGTTATGTTAACACGGCAAAAGGATATGAATTTCTCTATCCAAATGGTTGGATTGCCGTTAATATACCGAAAAATTCAGAAGGTGAAGGAGTAGATGTGGTATTTCGCGACTTGGTAGAGAGAACTGAAAACCTTAGCGTAATTGTTAGTAGCGTTCCCGAAGATAAAAGTCTAAAAGATTTAGGTAGTCCTACAGATGTAGGCTATCGTTTTCTCAAACTAATCAATGACAACCCCAACTCAGAGCGAGAAGCGGAATTTATCAGGGCAGAATCGCGAGAGGGTACGGATAAAACTTATTACTTATTAGAATACGAAGTAGATTTACCCGACCAGTCTTCAAGACATAACATAGCTAGCGTAGCAGTCAGCCGTGGCAAACTGTTTACTTTTAATCTTTCTACTCCCGAAGAGCGTTGGGATAAGGTTAAAGATTCTTTTGAAATAGCTGCCAAATCTTTTAGCGTCCGATAG
- a CDS encoding nucleoside triphosphate pyrophosphatase has translation MSLPDFILASASPARRKLLQMVGIDPVVCPSNFDESKIELSDAAELVQTLAKSKAESVKERFTDGLILGCDSVLTVDGQIYGKPESSQVAITRWQQMRGNIGILYTGHVLIDLQQQQQLMRCGVTKVYFANISDRTIANYVATGEPLKCAGSFALEGKGGLFVSKIEGCHSNVIGLSLPLLQQMLEELGYNITSFWVQPTNEATL, from the coding sequence ATGAGCTTACCAGATTTTATTTTAGCTTCAGCTTCTCCCGCTCGGCGCAAGCTACTACAAATGGTAGGAATCGATCCCGTTGTTTGTCCTAGTAACTTTGACGAATCGAAAATAGAATTGTCCGATGCTGCCGAACTAGTGCAAACTCTAGCAAAATCAAAAGCAGAGTCAGTCAAAGAGCGATTTACAGACGGGTTAATTTTGGGTTGCGATTCGGTTTTAACGGTCGATGGTCAAATCTATGGCAAACCAGAATCATCCCAGGTTGCTATTACCCGTTGGCAGCAAATGCGAGGCAACATCGGAATTTTATATACAGGTCACGTACTAATAGACCTCCAACAGCAGCAACAGTTAATGCGCTGTGGCGTGACTAAAGTTTATTTTGCCAATATTAGCGATCGCACTATTGCCAATTATGTAGCGACTGGCGAACCTTTAAAATGCGCTGGTAGTTTTGCCCTTGAAGGGAAAGGGGGTTTATTTGTTAGCAAAATTGAGGGTTGTCATAGCAATGTAATTGGTTTAAGTTTGCCATTACTACAACAGATGCTCGAAGAGTTGGGCTACAATATCACCAGCTTTTGGGTACAACCGACAAATGAGGCAACTTTATGA